A stretch of DNA from Streptomyces rubradiris:
GCCGGCCGAGCCGGCAGTCCGCCGGCGCGCCGGCCTTCCGCCGGATACCCCGGCCCGCCCCGCTGCCGGCGGCCCACGAGGCGGCCGAGCCGGTCGTGGACGTGGCCGTGCCGGTCTACAACGAGGAGAAGGACCTGGAGCCCAACGTCCGGCGGCTGCACACGCACCTGCGGGACACCTTCCCCTATCCGTTCCGGATCACCATCGCCGACAACGCGAGCACCGACGGCACCCCGGACATCGCCGCCCGGCTGGCCGCCGAACTGGCCGAGGTGACCTCGCTGCGGCTGCCGGAGAAGGGCCGGGGCCGGGCCCTGCGGGCCGCCTGGTCCGGCTCCCGGGCGCCCGTGCTGGCGTACCTCGACGTGGACCTGTCCACCGGGCTGGCGGCGCTGCTGCCGCTGGTCGCCCCGCTGATCTCGGGCCACTCCGACCTGGCGATCGGCACCCGGCTGGCGCCGGGGTCTCGGGTGGTGCGCGGGACCAAGCGCGAGGTCATCTCCCGCTGCTACAACGTCCTGCTGCGCTGCACGCTCGCCGTGGGCTTCTCCGACGCCCAGTGCGGTTTCAAGGCGGTGCGGCGCGAGACGGCCGAGCGGCTGCTGCCGCTGGTGCGGGACGGCGAGTGGTTCTTCGACACCGAGCTGCTGGTGCTCGCCGAGCGGGCGGGCCTGAGGATCCACGAGGTGCCGGTGGACTGGGTCGACGACCCGGACAGCAGCGTGGACCTGGTCGCCACCGCGCTGGCGGACCTGCGCGGGATCGTCCGGATGCGGCGCACCCTGGCCCGCCGCCCGGGGCCGGTGGCCCGGTGACCGCGACCCTGCCCGGCATAGGAAGGCCGGACACCGAGGCCGCGCCGCACTCCCGGCTGCGGGCCGCCGCCCGCCGCCACGGCCCGGTCCTCGCCCTGTTCGGCACCCTGAAGCTGGCCGGCTTCTGCTCCTTCATGTACCTGCTGTCCTCCACCGGGGACTACCGCACGAAGCACCCCCGGTTCGGCGGTGGCGCGCACGCCTGGGACGTGCTGGCCACCTGGGACGGCTGGTGGTACCAGCAGATCGCGCTGCACGGCTACGACCCGAAGCTCGTCCCGGTCCCGGGCGCCACCGGCCTGATCACGCTGGAGGGCAACTCGGCGGCGTTCTTCCCGCTCTACCCGGCGCTGATGCGGCTGACCTCGGCGGTCACCGGCCTCGGCTCCTACGGCGCCGGGCTGCTGGTCTCCATCGTGGCCTCCTTCGCCGCCGCCCTCGGCATCTACGCGGTCGCCGAGCGGTTCGGCGGCCGGCGGGCCGGGCTCGCGGCGGCCGGGCTGTGGGCGGTGTGGCCGGGCTCGGGCGTGGAGTGGGCGGTCTACTCCGACTCCCTGTACGTGGCCCTGGCGGCCTGGGCCTGCCATGCCGTGCTCACCCGGCGCTGGCTCACCGCCGGGGTGCTCACCTTCGCGGCCGGGCTGAACCGGCCCACCGCCGGCGCGCTGATCGCCGCGCTCTGCGTGTCCGCGCTGCTGTCCCTGCGCCGCCGGGAGGACGGGGTGCTGCGCCCGGTGCTGGCCATGGCCCTGGCCCCGCTCGGGCTCCTCGGCTATCTGCTGTGGGTCGGCAACCGCATGGGCGACCTGGGCGGCTACTTCAAGCTCCAGTCGGGCGCCTGGGCACACAGCTTCGACTACGGCAAGCAGACCCTGGACGTGCTGACGTCCGTGCCCGTCGGCAAGTTCGACTACCTCTTCGCGTACCCGTTCACGGACGTCATCTCGGTCGGCGTCATCCTGCTGGTGTGCGCGCTGCTGCCGCTGCTGCTGCGGCTGCGCCCGCCGGCGGTGCTGGTCCTGTACACCGTGATCACGCTGGCCCTGGTCCTCGGCAGCCAGCAGATCGTCGCCAACATCTCCCGCTATCTGCTGCCCTGCTTCCCGCTGTTCGTGCCGCTCGCGGTCGCGCTGCGCCGGCTGAGCCTGCCGGTGCTGTGCACGCTGCTGGGGATCGCGGCGCTGGCCTCCGGCTCGTACGCCGGTTACGCCCTGTTCGAGCTGGGGGTGCCGTGATCCCGCCTGCCGGACGGTGTCTTGACGGCGGATGCGGGTTCCTGGCACCGTCCTGTGATCATGAGGCCTGCCACGGAACACACGTACGCGCGCATCGCGCTCGTGGCACGGCGGCATGTGGATCTGTGCCGGCAGTCCAGCGCCCTGTGTCGCTGACCCGCACCCTCGTTCCCCTTCTCCTTCCCTCCTTCACCCCGCCGTGCCCCGTCACGGGGCACGGCCGTTTCGAGGATCCCGCATGTCCGACATGTCCCGCCGTGCCTTCGGCGGTCTGCTCGGCGGCGGCGCGGTCTCCACCGTCACCGGTGCCGCGTCGCCCGCCCAGGCCGCCCCCGCCGAACGCCCCTTCCGCTCCCGCCCCGCCGCCGCTGCCGGGTCCCGCCCCAACTTCCTGGTCATCCTCGGTGACGACCTGGGCTGGGCCGACCTCTCCGCGTACGGCGCACCGCACATCAAGACCCCGAACCTGGACCGGCTGGCCCGCCAGGGGGTGCGCTTCACCGACGCCTACTCCGGCTCGGCGACCTGCTCGCCGACCCGCTTCAGCCTCTACACCGGCCGCTACCCGGGCCGTACCGAGGGCGGCCTGGCCGAACCGGTGGCCGACCGGTCCCAGGGCCTGGACCCGGGCCATCCCACGCTCGCCTCCCTGCTGAAGAAGGCCGGCTACGACACGGCCCTGATCGGCAAGTGGCACTGCGGCTGGCTGCCCGACTACAGCCCCACCAAGTCCGGCTGGGACGAGTTCTTCGGCAACTTCGGCGGGGTCCTGGAGTACTTCTCCAAGCTGGGCCAGCTCGGCGACTACGACCTGTACGAGGGCGACGCCGAGTACCACGACCTGCGCTACTA
This window harbors:
- a CDS encoding putative leader peptide, encoding MRPATEHTYARIALVARRHVDLCRQSSALCR